The genomic stretch CAGGTACTAAACAGATTGTTACCATTTTATTTTTATTTGGTTATGTACTAAATTTATTACCCCCTATTTTATATTCAGGAGCCACTGCACTGAGCAGCATTTTTAATGTACAAGGTATGTTCGGAGTAAGTTCCACAACAGCACTTTGGATTACAGTATGGACCATTGGTATTATCGGTTCAATTTATGCAATATTCGGAGGATTGAAAGCGGTTGCTGTATCAGATACAGTAAATGGAATTGGATTATTAATCGGAGGGTTAATGATTCCAGTATTAGGACTAATGGTTTTAGGCGATGGATCTCCAGTTGATGGATTTAATAAAATTATGGAAAATACACCTGAAAAGCTAAATTCAATTGGTGGAGAAAAAGATCCTGTACCATTTGGTACAATGTTTACTGGAATGCTACTCGTTAACTTGTTCTACTGGGGTACAGCACAGCATATTATGCAGCGTGCATTGGCTGCCAAAAACCTTAAAGAAGGACAAAAAGGTTTACTCATTGCGGCTTTCTTGAAGTTATTAGGACCAGCATTTTTAATTATACCTGGTATTATTGCGTTTAATATTTTTGGCCCAGGGCTTGCACCTATGGAAGCGTATCCTAAGTTGGTTAACCATGTATTACCTACGCCGCTTGTTGGATTCTTTGCAGCTGTGTTATTCGGAGCTATTTTATCATCATTTAACTCAGCGTTAAACTCGAGCGTTACGCTTTTTGTTTTAAACATTTACAAGCCTTATTTTAAGCCAAAAGCAACAGATAAAGAGCTTGTTAAAAACGGTAAGGTAGTAGGTGTATTCTTAGCTATTTTTGCAATGTGTGTTGCACCTTTAATTGCAAATGTACCAAACGGATTCTTTGAATACTTGCAAATGGTTAATGGATTCTACAATGTTCCAATCTTTACAATTGTGTTCATCGGCTATGTGACGAAAAGAGTGCCTGCACTTGCAGCCAAAGTGTCATTAGCTGTATTTATCTCAATTTATGCGGTAACGCAGCTAGTATGGGATACAGGTTTACACTATCTTCATATTTTAGCAATCCTATTCGTTTTATGCAGCGGATTAATGCTTATCATTGGAAAAATTGCTCCAAAACAAGATGTATATGTGTTAGAAGATCAAAAAGCAGTAGACTTAACTCCTTGGAAGCTTTTGTATCCGATGGGAATTGCAGCGGTTCTTGCAATGTTAGTGGTTTACGCGCTCTTTTCACCAATTGGAATTGCTTCATAAGACAAAAGAGGCTTGGACATAATTATTTCAGTCAACGAGATATCCGAACAATTGCTAGTCTGCAATCGTTCGGATATTTTTGTTTGTTGGGAAAACAAGTTAAAAACTAGTGTTTGGAGCGCGATGTAACAAAATTGTCTTTAGAGAGTACAGGATCTTACATATGGAATGAATATTTCTTGTCTTGCATATTGTCGAACGAAGTACTATCCTTTAAGATAATAAGCACAAAGCGTAATTCGATTAGAGGTTAAAGAAAGGAATCGATTGAATTTATGAAAGAACATGTTGAGCGCGTATATGATGAGGCATATGACTTTATTGATCAAGCACTTCAACAAATTAGAAGCGTTGAATGCACTGAAGAAGCAGATGATGAAATAAAAGAAAAAAGACAGCGTACAGAAATTGCTTTGCAAGCAGCACGCGATATCTTAGAGAATATGATTATTCCGGGTAAGAAGCTTACTTTTATTTATGAAAATGGATCCGTTGTTGTCGAGATACCGGAAAAATAAATAAAAACCCCCTTGTTGTCGAGAGTCCTAGACAACAAGGGGGATTTTTTTGCTTAAACGATTATTTTGGAAGAGTAAAAAGTTCATCAATTGATGAATTGCTCTTTCGATACTGTCCAGGCGTCATGCTTGTAGTTTTTCTAAATACCTTTGTAAGATAATTTGCATTTGCATAGCCTACGTTTTCTGCAATCTCTTCAATTGAGTATTTTGTTTGGTTCAAAAGTTCAGCTGCTTTTTGAATCCGCATTTTTGTTAAATATTGAATCGGAGTTAAGCCCGTTGTTTGCTTAAATAAGCGGCTAAAATGATAACGCGATAAATTTGCTGATTCCGCCATTTCATCTGGACCAATCTCTTCATGGTAATGGTTTCTAGCAAACAAGATAGAGCTAATAATGCTCTCAGGCCAGTCTTCAGTAAAAGAGTCCATATTCTTTACATATTGATAAAGCTCCATTACAAAGCGATAACACAGGCTTGATGCATAAAATGGGTCTGTGATATTTTTTTCACTTGCACGCTTATAGATTTGAGCGAGAAGTTGTATCGGTGCTGATTCAGGGTGAAATCGGATGACTGACTGGAACTTTGTTTGGATGTAATCCCAGCATTTTTTCACCTCATCACCATACAACGTTAAAAAAATAAATTCCCAATTTTCACTCTCTTTAGGTAAATAATATCTATAGTCGCCAGGCGTGCTGACAATAAAGGCTTTACCTGCATCTACCTTATATTGAGTTCCGTCAACTTCAATCATTCCATATCCAGACACTGTATATTGAAAAATATATTTTCCTACTTCTTTTCGCTGTTTCCCGCTCCAATTATAAAGAGGAGAGTATACCTCGTCCCATCCTACTGACCATAGCTGTGCAACATCACTAGTACGAGATTCAAAGAAACGATAAGCATAGGTGGCATATTCCTTTGTTTGAAATTGTGGTAGCAAATTTTCACCTTCTTTTTTAAAAAATATTGTTATTTATACTTTAACGTAATCGTTTTCATTTTGCTACATATATTTCACTTTATTTATGAAAATATTAAAAAAGGCTTTTTATAGTCTTAACTAGCTTCACATTATCGACAGATATTCACCGTTTTTATTAGCAGAAGGTGTTCATGAATGTTAGTTTGTTTCTTAGCAAGAAATTACCGTTTACAGGGATTATTTTTACCATTGAGAAAACGGGCTTAACGCTTTTAAAATAGAGTCATGAATACGTTTACAGTTTAGAGATAACGATATAAAAAAGAAACAGGTGATGTGACATGATGGGTGAATTAATTAAAAAGTTTCAGGAAATCTTTCAAACAACGGAAAACGTTCGCTGCTTCTTCGCGCCAGGACGTGTCAATTTGATTGGTGAACATACAGATTATAACGGGGGGCACGTATTTCCATGTGCTTTAAGTATTGGAACATACGCAGTTGTGTGCAAACGAACTGATCAGAAGATTCGTATGTACTCGTCCAATTTTGAGCATAAAGGTGTCATTGAATATAACCTTGATAATCTTGTATATGAAGAACAACATGATTGGGCTAATTACCCAAAAGGGGTAATCAGTACATTTATTAAAAATGGCCATCAACTAAGAAATGGATTTGACGTGTTATTCTATGGCAATATTCCAAATGGTGCTGGGCTCTCCTCTTCAGCATCTATTGAATTAGCAACAGCTGTTTTATTAAATCAATTAGAAGATTTAGATATTGATATGGTTGAAATGGTTAAGATATCACAACAAGCGGAAAATGAATTTATTGGCGTCAGCTGTGGAATCATGGATCAATTTGCAATTGGAATGGGAAAAGCAGACAAGGCAATTCTTTTAAACTGTCAAACTCTTGACTACACGTACAGTCCGCTCCAGCTAGAAAATGCAGTGTTAGTAATTGCAAACACAAACAAGCGAAGAGGATTAGCAGATTCGAAATATAATGAGCGTCGATCTGAATGTGATCAAGCATTAGCAGATTTAAAAAGCGGTTATGAACTTGAATCATTAGGAGATTTAACGAAAGCACAGTTTGAGCAGTTAAAACATTTGATTAAGAACCCGACGAATCAAAAGCGAGCAAAACATGCAGTTTATGAGAATGAACGAACAAAAGAAGCTGTGGTAAAACTGAACAACGGCGACTTGCAGGGGTTAGGTTTATTAATGAATGAATCTCACCGTTCATTGCGAGATGATTATGAAGTTACGGGGGAAGAATTGGATGCATTAGTTGAAGCAGCCTGGGCTCAAGAAGGTGTAATCGGCTCTCGAATGACAGGAGCAGGTTTTGGGGGTTGCACAATTAGCATAGTAAAAGAAGATAAGGTGAATTCATTTATTGATGAAGTAGGTGCTGTTTATACAAAAGCAACAGGTTTACAAGCAGATTTCTATGTGGTAGAAGTCGGAGAAGGCGCACGAGAATTAGCATTAGAAACGGTATAAAAGGAGGAGCAAGAATGGCTGTATTAGTATGTGGAGGCGCTGGTTATATCGGTAGCCATACAGTAGCAGAGTTATTGGATAAAGGGAAAGACGTAGTCGTTGTTGATAACCTTCAAAAAGGCCATAAAGAAGCGATTTTAGAAGGTGTACGTTTATATGTTGGAGATTTAAGAGATACCGAGTTTTTAGATGAAGTTTTTCAGGAAAATGAGATTGAATCCGTTGTACATTTTGCAGCAGATTCGCTTGTTGGAGAAAGCGTAACGGACCCTTTAACGTATTACGATAACAATGTGTACGGTGCACTTTGCTTGTTAAAGGTGATGAATAAACACGGTGTTAAGCACATTGTATTTTCATCCACGGCTGCAACCTATGGAGAAGCAAAGAATTTTCCAATTTTAGAAGATGATCCAACAGAGCCAACCAACCCTTATGGTGAAACGAAACTAGCGATTGAGAAAATGCTGAAATGGTCAGAGAAAGCATATGGACTTCGTTATGTTGTTCTTCGCTACTTTAACGTTGCAGGTGCTCATTTGGATGGGAAGCTAGGGGAAGATCATACGCCAGAAACACACTTAATACCAATTATTTTACAAGTAGCTCTTGGGAAGAGAGAGCATATCTCAATTTTCGGTGATGATTACGATACAAAAGACGGCACGTGTATTCGAGATTATATTCACGTAACAGATCTAGCTGACGCGCATGTATTAGCGCTTGAAAAGTTAGCTCGTGACAATACGAGCGGTACTTATAACTTAGGGAACGGAAATGGTTTTACGGTTAAAGAAGTAATTGATGCTGCGCGTAAAGTAACGAATCACTCCATTCCAGCTATTGTTGCACCAAGACGTGCGGGAGACCCAGCCAAACTGGTAGCGTCTTCTCAAAGAGCAATGGATGAATTAGGATGGAATCCACGCTATACATCAATGGAGCAAATGATTGAAAGTGCATGGAAATGGTTTCAAGCACATCCAGAAGGATATAAACAGCCTCAACGATAAAAGCTGTGAGATAATAGCTTATCGATAGATTACGGAACGAGAAGAAAGGAAGATTGTATGTCAGTCAACATTCATGAACAAATTCAAAGACTTATTCAATACGGATTGCAAAAAGAGCTTATAACAGTATGGGACGTTGATGTTGTTCGGAATAGGCTATTAGAGACACTGCAGCTCGATGAATATATTCCAGCAGCTGTTGATCAAGAAATCTATGAAAATCCGGTTGATATTTTAGAGAAAATGCTTGATTGGGCGGCTGAACACAATCTAATAGAAAATACCATCACTTACCGAGATTTACTGGATACGAAAATCATGGGCAGTTTTGTCCCACTTCCATCTGAGGTTAATCGTCGTTTTTATCAAACATTCCAACAAGAGGGTGCTCAGCAAGCTACGCAAAATTTTTATCAATACTCAAAAGATGTTCACTATATTCGAACAGATCGAATTGCTAAAAATGAAGGGTGGCTGACTGATACACCGTATGGCCAGTTAGAGATTACAATTAATCTGTCAAAACCAGAGAAAGACCCAAAAGCAATTGCTGCAAGCAAGACACTGAAGGAGAGCTCGTATCCAAACTGTCTGCTTTGCAAAGAGAATGCAGGCTATGCCGGACGTGTTAATCATCCAGCTAGGCAAAATCATCGCATCATCCCTGTTGAACTTGCAGAAGAACAGTGGTACCTGCAGTTTTCACCTTATGTTTATTATCATGAGCATGCCATTGTCTTTTCAGGTGAACATACGCCAATGAAGACTTCAGCGGCTACGTTTGAACGCCTGCTGTCATTTACGGATCAATTTCCGCATTACTTTTTGGGATCAAATGCAGATTTGCCAATTGTAGGAGGATCCATCTTAACTCACGATCATTTTCAAGGTGGAAATCATGAATTTCCAATGGCTAAAGCAAAAGTAGAAGCAACTTTTACAATGGAAGATTATCCAACAGTTCAAGCGGGGATTGTAAGGTGGCCGATGTCCGTTATCCGCTTGCAGAGCACGGATAAAAATGAACTAGTAGAATGCGCTAATCATGTATACAAAACATGGCAGCAGTACAGTGATGAAAGCGTTGGGATTCATGCTTTTACAGGTGATACGCCACACAATACGGTGACGCCAATTGCAAGGCG from Bacillus sp. 1780r2a1 encodes the following:
- a CDS encoding solute:sodium symporter family transporter encodes the protein MNIVTVGSFIFFTVLVAYISYRFTRDENLETSDGYFLGGRSLTGWVIGGSLLLTNLSTEQLVGLNADGYSFNMSAMGWEVGSSIALVLVALFLLPRYLKGGITTIPDFLESRFDSGTKQIVTILFLFGYVLNLLPPILYSGATALSSIFNVQGMFGVSSTTALWITVWTIGIIGSIYAIFGGLKAVAVSDTVNGIGLLIGGLMIPVLGLMVLGDGSPVDGFNKIMENTPEKLNSIGGEKDPVPFGTMFTGMLLVNLFYWGTAQHIMQRALAAKNLKEGQKGLLIAAFLKLLGPAFLIIPGIIAFNIFGPGLAPMEAYPKLVNHVLPTPLVGFFAAVLFGAILSSFNSALNSSVTLFVLNIYKPYFKPKATDKELVKNGKVVGVFLAIFAMCVAPLIANVPNGFFEYLQMVNGFYNVPIFTIVFIGYVTKRVPALAAKVSLAVFISIYAVTQLVWDTGLHYLHILAILFVLCSGLMLIIGKIAPKQDVYVLEDQKAVDLTPWKLLYPMGIAAVLAMLVVYALFSPIGIAS
- a CDS encoding AraC family transcriptional regulator, with product MLPQFQTKEYATYAYRFFESRTSDVAQLWSVGWDEVYSPLYNWSGKQRKEVGKYIFQYTVSGYGMIEVDGTQYKVDAGKAFIVSTPGDYRYYLPKESENWEFIFLTLYGDEVKKCWDYIQTKFQSVIRFHPESAPIQLLAQIYKRASEKNITDPFYASSLCYRFVMELYQYVKNMDSFTEDWPESIISSILFARNHYHEEIGPDEMAESANLSRYHFSRLFKQTTGLTPIQYLTKMRIQKAAELLNQTKYSIEEIAENVGYANANYLTKVFRKTTSMTPGQYRKSNSSIDELFTLPK
- a CDS encoding galactokinase; protein product: MMGELIKKFQEIFQTTENVRCFFAPGRVNLIGEHTDYNGGHVFPCALSIGTYAVVCKRTDQKIRMYSSNFEHKGVIEYNLDNLVYEEQHDWANYPKGVISTFIKNGHQLRNGFDVLFYGNIPNGAGLSSSASIELATAVLLNQLEDLDIDMVEMVKISQQAENEFIGVSCGIMDQFAIGMGKADKAILLNCQTLDYTYSPLQLENAVLVIANTNKRRGLADSKYNERRSECDQALADLKSGYELESLGDLTKAQFEQLKHLIKNPTNQKRAKHAVYENERTKEAVVKLNNGDLQGLGLLMNESHRSLRDDYEVTGEELDALVEAAWAQEGVIGSRMTGAGFGGCTISIVKEDKVNSFIDEVGAVYTKATGLQADFYVVEVGEGARELALETV
- the galE gene encoding UDP-glucose 4-epimerase GalE gives rise to the protein MAVLVCGGAGYIGSHTVAELLDKGKDVVVVDNLQKGHKEAILEGVRLYVGDLRDTEFLDEVFQENEIESVVHFAADSLVGESVTDPLTYYDNNVYGALCLLKVMNKHGVKHIVFSSTAATYGEAKNFPILEDDPTEPTNPYGETKLAIEKMLKWSEKAYGLRYVVLRYFNVAGAHLDGKLGEDHTPETHLIPIILQVALGKREHISIFGDDYDTKDGTCIRDYIHVTDLADAHVLALEKLARDNTSGTYNLGNGNGFTVKEVIDAARKVTNHSIPAIVAPRRAGDPAKLVASSQRAMDELGWNPRYTSMEQMIESAWKWFQAHPEGYKQPQR
- the galT gene encoding UDP-glucose--hexose-1-phosphate uridylyltransferase, whose product is MSVNIHEQIQRLIQYGLQKELITVWDVDVVRNRLLETLQLDEYIPAAVDQEIYENPVDILEKMLDWAAEHNLIENTITYRDLLDTKIMGSFVPLPSEVNRRFYQTFQQEGAQQATQNFYQYSKDVHYIRTDRIAKNEGWLTDTPYGQLEITINLSKPEKDPKAIAASKTLKESSYPNCLLCKENAGYAGRVNHPARQNHRIIPVELAEEQWYLQFSPYVYYHEHAIVFSGEHTPMKTSAATFERLLSFTDQFPHYFLGSNADLPIVGGSILTHDHFQGGNHEFPMAKAKVEATFTMEDYPTVQAGIVRWPMSVIRLQSTDKNELVECANHVYKTWQQYSDESVGIHAFTGDTPHNTVTPIARRREQLFELDLVLRNNRTSGEHPDGIYHPHKEVHHIKKENIGLIEVMGLAVLPGRLQEEMRLVSEYLINGDCAIRDEHAHIQKHEAWMKQLRESYEDFTKETVQQIIRKELGTTFMTILEHAGVFKRDEQGKEAFHQFTKQLQKQTARSE